A portion of the Phocoena sinus isolate mPhoSin1 chromosome 9, mPhoSin1.pri, whole genome shotgun sequence genome contains these proteins:
- the LOC116759427 gene encoding sterile alpha motif domain-containing protein 9-like isoform X1, translating into MKSRSFQKSSVGRRTQMFVSCTEIHGFSLVSVEELGKKNLGIRMATQLNLPDNTDEWTKEDVNRWLESQKIDQKHRKILIAQDVDGTNLKYLTTDHLVAMGITFGPAIQIEHLFKELLETSSGDPFQTSKRGKGSKNVPKNQEKNGETSKQKQKEKEKSDMVNDSTMSTVTKGSKSLKHEFMNDEIDDTKEEQPSIEPTCVSYPFDEFSDPYRYKLNFNLQPETGPLNLIDPIHEFKCFTNTRTATEEDVKMKFSNEVFRFASACMNSRTNGTIHFGVKDKPHGKIVGVEVTTVTKEALIEHFNLMIHKYFEDHQVQKAKNCIREPRFVEVLMPNSIPSDRFVIEVDVVPKYSECEHDYFQIKMQNCSNKTWTQSPKFSVFVRDGASSKDIMKNNTYFTSFKLDLKRLAESRKEAEEKCRIKTNKKESEGPKLVKLLTGNQDLLDNSYYEWYILVINKCHPTQIKHLDFLKEIKWFAVLEFDPESVSKGVVKAYKETRIANLHFPSLYVEGKTTNEKITSLNLYQQLSWIFCNGRLDLDSEKYKPLDPSFWQREKASEVRKLISFLTHEDIMPRGKFLVVFLLLSSVDDPRDPLIETFCAFYQDLKGMENILCICTHSRICQGWKDLLEARLTKQQDELSRQCVSALSLEEINGTILKLKSVTQSSKRFLPSIGSSTVLLKKEEDIMTALEILCENECEGTLLEKDKKKLLEFKASKEEDFYRGGKVSWWNFYFSSENYSSPFVKRDKYEILEEIIQNWADSSKPTCVKIIHLFHHPGCGGTTLAMHILWELRKKFRCAVLKNKTVDFSEIGEQVTNLVTYGTTNNQEYLPVLLLVDDFEEQDNVYLLRASIQTAVANRYIRYERPLVIILNCRRSQNPEKSAKISDSIALIQKLSPKEQRAFELKLKEIEEQHKNFKDFYSFMIMKTNFNKTYIENVVRNILKGQNTSTKEAKLFSFLALLNSYVPDTTISLSQCEKFLGITNKKAFWGIEKLEDKMGTYSTILIKTEVIECGNYCGVRIIHPLIAIRSLEELKISYDLDKSQIMLAMLTENVFYDTGIGKSKFSEDMQTLLLTRQRNEHEGEAGTWFSPFIEALHKDEGNEAVKKVLLEGIRQFNSNAFICQALTRHFYIKERDFNNALRWANKAKMIEPDNSYISDTLGQVYKSKIRWWLEDNGRNRNISVDELSDLLDLAVHASNAFKESQQQSEDREYEAKERFYQKSKRRYDTYNIAGYQGEIEVGLYTIQILQLIPFFDNKSELSKRDMINFISGNNDIPGDPSNEFKVVLKNFIPYLTNLKFSLKKSFDFFDDYFVLLKPRNNIKQNEEAKTRKRVAGCFKKYVDIFGPSEESQNNDLGPKLSLPLQVELYRRSLEVLKADKFSGLLEYLIKTQEDAIRTMEDIINKYTFLFEQCTVRILPREKQNFILANIILHCIKPTSKIVKPIKKLKDQLREVLQQVGMNYRFPEPYFLASLLFWPGNQQLDQDSKQMEKYARSLENSFRGQYKHMYRTKQPIAYFFLGKGNNMNRLVHKGKIDQCFRKTADINSLWQSGDVWKEEKVRELLLRLKGRAENNCLYIEYGINEKVTIPVTPAFLGQLRSGRSIEKVSFYLGFSLGGPLAYDIEVI; encoded by the coding sequence GTATCAGAATGGCAACACAACTTAACTTACCAGATaatacagatgaatggacaaaagaGGATGTAAATCGGTGGTTAGAAAGTCAAAAAATTGACCAAAAACACAGGAAAATTTTGATTGCACAAGATGTGGATGGCACAAACTTGAAGTACTTAACTACAGATCACCTTGTTGCTATGGGCATAACATTTGGACCAGCTATCCAAATAGAACATCTCTTCAAAGAGTTGCTGGAAACATCCTCTGGAGATCCTTTTCAGACAAGTAAGAGGGGGAAAGGCAGTAAAAATGTTCCTAAAAACcaggagaaaaatggagaaacttcaaagcaaaaacaaaaggagaaagagaaatcagaCATGGTTAATGACTCTACAATGAGTACAGTTACTAAAGGTTCTAAGTCACTAAAACATGAGTTCATGAACGATGAAATAGATGACACAAAGGAAGAGCAGCCATCCATAGAACCAACATGTGTATCGTACCCTTTTGATGAATTCAGTGATCCATATCgttacaaattaaattttaatctaCAGCCTGAAACAGGACCACTCAATCTCATTGATCCAATACATGAATTCAAATGCTTCACGAATACAAGAACAGCCACAGAAGAGGATGTTAAGATGAAATTTAGCAATGAGGTTTTCCGGTTTGCTTCAGCTTGTATGAATTCACGTACCAATGGCACTATTCATTTTGGAGTCAAGGACAAACCCCATGGAAAAATTGTTGGCGTGGAAGTCACCACtgtcaccaaggaagccctcattgAGCACTTCAATCTGATGATCCACAAATATTTTGAAGACCATCAGGTCCAAAAAGCAAAGAATTGCATTCGAGAGCCAAGATTTGTAGAAGTTTTAatgccaaatagtattccatcTGACAGATTTGTTATTGAAGTGGATGTTGTTCCAAAATATTCTGAATGTGAACATGATTATTTCcagattaaaatgcaaaattgCAGCAACAAGACATGGACACAAAGTCCAAAATTCTCAGTCTTTGTGCGCGATGGGGCCAGTTCTAAGGAcatcatgaaaaataatacatatttcacatcatttaaattagatttaaaaagacTGGCAGAATCtaggaaagaagcagaagaaaaatgcagaataaaaacaaataaaaaagagagtGAGGGACCAAAGCTTGTTAAACTTTTGACAGGAAATCAGGATTTGTTAGATAATTCCTACTATGAATGGTACATTCTTGTAATAAATAAATGCCATCCAACTCAAATAAAACACTTAGATTTCCTAAAGGAAATTAAATGGTTTGCTGTGTTGGAGTTTGATCCTGAATCTGTGAGCAAGGGTGTGGTCAAAGCTTACAAAGAAACCCGAATAGCAAACCTTCACTTCCCAAGTTTATATGTGGAAGGGAAAACTACAAATGAGAAGATTACTAGTCTGAATCTTTATCAACAACTCAGCTGGATTTTCTGCAATGGCAGGTTAGACCTTGACAGTGAAAAATATAAACCCTTAGATCCAAGTTTCTGGCAAAGAGAAAAAGCGTCTGAAGTCAGGAAACTGATTTCATTTCTTACACATGAAGACATAATGCCAAGAGGGAAGTTTTTGGTGGTATTTCTATTACTCTCCTCTGTGGATGACCCAAGAGACCCCCTCATTGAGACCTTCTGTGCTTTCTACCAAGATCTCAaaggaatggaaaatatattGTGTATTTGCACACATTCACGCATATGTCAGGGATGGAAAGATCTACTTGAAGCAAGATTAACAAAACAGCAAGATGAATTATCAAGACAATGTGTTTCTGCTTTAAGTCTTGAAGAGATAAATGGAACTATTCTTAAGCTAAAATCTGTGACTCAGTCTTCAAAGAGATTTTTACCATCTATTGGTTCATCTACTGTCCttctgaaaaaagaagaagatatcaTGACTGCTCTGGAAATTCTCTGTGAAAATGAATGTGAAGGTACACTCTtagagaaggacaaaaaaaaattacttgaattCAAAGCATCAAAAGAGGAAGACTTCTATCGAGGTGGCAAAGTATCATGGTGGAACTTCTACTTTTCTTCTGAAAACTATTCTTCCCCTTTTGTCAAAAGGGATAAATAtgaaatacttgaagaaattatTCAAAACTGGGCAGATTCTTCTAAGCCAACATGTGTCAAAATTATTCATCTGTTTCATCATCCAGGCTGTGGTGGGACTACCTTGGCCATGCATATTCTCTGGGAACTAAGGAAGAAATTCAGATGTGCTGTGCTGAAAAACAAGACAGTGGATTTTTCTGAAATTGGAGAACAAGTGACTAATTTAGTAACCTATGGGACAACAAATAATCAGGAATACTTACCTGTACTACTGCTTGTTGATGATTTTGAAGAACAAGATAATGTCTATCTTCTGCGGGCCTCTATTCAGACAGCTGTAGCTAATAGGTATATTCGATATGAGAGACCTCTAGTGATCATCCTAAATTGCAGGAGATCACAGAATCCTGAAAAAAGTGCAAAGATCTCAGACAGTATTGCCCTAATACAAAAACTATCTCCCAAAGAACAGAGAGCTTTTGAGCTTAaactgaaagaaattgaagagcaacataaaaactttaaagatttttattcctTCATGATTATGAAAACCAACTTTAATAAAACATACATAGAAAATGTGGTCAGGAATATTCTGAAAGGACAAAATACTTCCACCAAGGAAGCAaagctcttttcttttctggctcTTCTTAATTCATATGTGCCTGATACCACCATTTCACTATCACAGTGTGAAAAGTTCTTAGGAATCACAAACAAGAAAGCTTTCTGGGGAATAGAAAAGCTTGAAGACAAGATGGGCACCTACTCTACAATTCTAATAAAAACAGAGGTGATAGAATGTGGGAACTACTGTGGAGTACGCATTATTCACCCTTTGATTGCCATTCGCTCATTGGAAGAATTGAAGATAAGCTATGACTTAGATAAAAGTCAAATTATGCTGGCTATGCTAACAGAAAATGTGTTCTATGATACTGGTATAGGAAAAAGCAAATTTTCAGAAGATATGCAAACACTGCTGCTCACAAGACAGCGCAACGAACATGAAGGTGAAGCAGGAACTTGGTTTTCCCCATTCATTGAAGCATTACATAAAGATGAAGGGAATGAGGCAGTTAAAAAGGTATTACTTGAAGGTATTCGTCAGTTCAACTCAAATGCATTCATTTGCCAAGCCTTGACAAGACATTTCTACATTAAAGAGAGGGACTTTAACAATGCTCTACGTTGggcaaataaagcaaaaatgataGAACCTGACAATTCTTATATCTCAGACACACTGGGTCAAGTGtacaaaagtaaaattagatGGTGGTTAGAGGATAATGGAAGAAACAGGAACATTTCAGTTGATGAGCTATCTGATCTTTTGGATTTAGCAGTGCATGCCTCAAATGCATTCAAAGAATCTCAACAGCAAAGTGAGGATAGAGAGTATGAAGCAAAGGAAAGATTTTATCAGAAGTCGAAAAGGCGGTATGATACTTACAATATAGCTGGGTATCAAGGGGAGATAGAAGTTGGGCTCTACACAATCCAGATTCTCcagctcattcctttttttgaCAATAAAAGTGAACTATCTAAAAGAGATATGATCAATTTTATATCAGGAAATAATGATATTCCTGGAGATCCGAGCAATGAATTTAAAGTAGTCCTCAAGAACTTTATTCCTTATCTAAccaatttgaaattttctttgaaaaagtcctttgatttttttgatgattACTTTGTCCTTCTAAAACCCAGGAACAATATTAAGCAAAATGAAGAGGCCAAAACTCGGAAAAGGGTGGCTGGATGTTTTAAGAAGTATGTAGATATATTCGGTCCCTCAGAGGAATCACAGAACAATGATCTTGGACCAAAGCTTAGTTTGCCACTTCAAGTAGAGCTGTATCGGAGAAGCCTAGAAGTTCTAAAAGCAGACAAGTTTTCTGGGCTCTTGGAATATCTTATCAAAACTCAAGAAGATGCTATACGCACCATGGAagatataattaacaaatataCTTTTCTCTTTGAGCAGTGCACTGTCAGAATCCTgccaagggaaaagcaaaatttCATCTTGGCCAACATCATTCTCCACTGTATTAAACCTACCTCCAAAATAGTGAAGccaattaaaaaactgaaagatcAGCTTCGAGAAGTCTTGCAACAAGTAGGAATGAATTATCGATTTCCAGAACCTTATTTCCTAGCCTCCCTGTTATTCTGGCCAGGAAACCAACAACTAGATCAAGAttctaaacaaatggaaaagtatGCTCGGTCACTGGAAAATTCTTTCAGGGGGCAATATAAGCATATGTATCGTACAAAGCAACCAATTGCATATTTCTTTCTTGGGAAAGGTAACAATATGAACAGACTTGTTCACAAAGGAAAAATCGATCAATGTTTTAGAAAGACAGCTGATATTAATTCCTTGTGGCAGAGTGGAGATGTATGGAAGGAGGAAAAAGTCCGAGAACTTTTGCTTCGGTTAAAGGGAAGAGctgaaaataattgtttatacATAGAatatggaataaatgaaaaagtgacAATACCCGTCACACCTGCTTTTCTTGGTCAACTTAGAAGTGGTAGAAGCATAGAAAAAGTATCTTTTTACCTGGGGTTTTCCCTTGGAGGCCCACTTGCTTATGACATTGAGGTTATTTAA
- the LOC116759427 gene encoding sterile alpha motif domain-containing protein 9-like isoform X2 encodes MFVSCTEIHGFSLVSVEELGKKNLGIRMATQLNLPDNTDEWTKEDVNRWLESQKIDQKHRKILIAQDVDGTNLKYLTTDHLVAMGITFGPAIQIEHLFKELLETSSGDPFQTSKRGKGSKNVPKNQEKNGETSKQKQKEKEKSDMVNDSTMSTVTKGSKSLKHEFMNDEIDDTKEEQPSIEPTCVSYPFDEFSDPYRYKLNFNLQPETGPLNLIDPIHEFKCFTNTRTATEEDVKMKFSNEVFRFASACMNSRTNGTIHFGVKDKPHGKIVGVEVTTVTKEALIEHFNLMIHKYFEDHQVQKAKNCIREPRFVEVLMPNSIPSDRFVIEVDVVPKYSECEHDYFQIKMQNCSNKTWTQSPKFSVFVRDGASSKDIMKNNTYFTSFKLDLKRLAESRKEAEEKCRIKTNKKESEGPKLVKLLTGNQDLLDNSYYEWYILVINKCHPTQIKHLDFLKEIKWFAVLEFDPESVSKGVVKAYKETRIANLHFPSLYVEGKTTNEKITSLNLYQQLSWIFCNGRLDLDSEKYKPLDPSFWQREKASEVRKLISFLTHEDIMPRGKFLVVFLLLSSVDDPRDPLIETFCAFYQDLKGMENILCICTHSRICQGWKDLLEARLTKQQDELSRQCVSALSLEEINGTILKLKSVTQSSKRFLPSIGSSTVLLKKEEDIMTALEILCENECEGTLLEKDKKKLLEFKASKEEDFYRGGKVSWWNFYFSSENYSSPFVKRDKYEILEEIIQNWADSSKPTCVKIIHLFHHPGCGGTTLAMHILWELRKKFRCAVLKNKTVDFSEIGEQVTNLVTYGTTNNQEYLPVLLLVDDFEEQDNVYLLRASIQTAVANRYIRYERPLVIILNCRRSQNPEKSAKISDSIALIQKLSPKEQRAFELKLKEIEEQHKNFKDFYSFMIMKTNFNKTYIENVVRNILKGQNTSTKEAKLFSFLALLNSYVPDTTISLSQCEKFLGITNKKAFWGIEKLEDKMGTYSTILIKTEVIECGNYCGVRIIHPLIAIRSLEELKISYDLDKSQIMLAMLTENVFYDTGIGKSKFSEDMQTLLLTRQRNEHEGEAGTWFSPFIEALHKDEGNEAVKKVLLEGIRQFNSNAFICQALTRHFYIKERDFNNALRWANKAKMIEPDNSYISDTLGQVYKSKIRWWLEDNGRNRNISVDELSDLLDLAVHASNAFKESQQQSEDREYEAKERFYQKSKRRYDTYNIAGYQGEIEVGLYTIQILQLIPFFDNKSELSKRDMINFISGNNDIPGDPSNEFKVVLKNFIPYLTNLKFSLKKSFDFFDDYFVLLKPRNNIKQNEEAKTRKRVAGCFKKYVDIFGPSEESQNNDLGPKLSLPLQVELYRRSLEVLKADKFSGLLEYLIKTQEDAIRTMEDIINKYTFLFEQCTVRILPREKQNFILANIILHCIKPTSKIVKPIKKLKDQLREVLQQVGMNYRFPEPYFLASLLFWPGNQQLDQDSKQMEKYARSLENSFRGQYKHMYRTKQPIAYFFLGKGNNMNRLVHKGKIDQCFRKTADINSLWQSGDVWKEEKVRELLLRLKGRAENNCLYIEYGINEKVTIPVTPAFLGQLRSGRSIEKVSFYLGFSLGGPLAYDIEVI; translated from the coding sequence GTATCAGAATGGCAACACAACTTAACTTACCAGATaatacagatgaatggacaaaagaGGATGTAAATCGGTGGTTAGAAAGTCAAAAAATTGACCAAAAACACAGGAAAATTTTGATTGCACAAGATGTGGATGGCACAAACTTGAAGTACTTAACTACAGATCACCTTGTTGCTATGGGCATAACATTTGGACCAGCTATCCAAATAGAACATCTCTTCAAAGAGTTGCTGGAAACATCCTCTGGAGATCCTTTTCAGACAAGTAAGAGGGGGAAAGGCAGTAAAAATGTTCCTAAAAACcaggagaaaaatggagaaacttcaaagcaaaaacaaaaggagaaagagaaatcagaCATGGTTAATGACTCTACAATGAGTACAGTTACTAAAGGTTCTAAGTCACTAAAACATGAGTTCATGAACGATGAAATAGATGACACAAAGGAAGAGCAGCCATCCATAGAACCAACATGTGTATCGTACCCTTTTGATGAATTCAGTGATCCATATCgttacaaattaaattttaatctaCAGCCTGAAACAGGACCACTCAATCTCATTGATCCAATACATGAATTCAAATGCTTCACGAATACAAGAACAGCCACAGAAGAGGATGTTAAGATGAAATTTAGCAATGAGGTTTTCCGGTTTGCTTCAGCTTGTATGAATTCACGTACCAATGGCACTATTCATTTTGGAGTCAAGGACAAACCCCATGGAAAAATTGTTGGCGTGGAAGTCACCACtgtcaccaaggaagccctcattgAGCACTTCAATCTGATGATCCACAAATATTTTGAAGACCATCAGGTCCAAAAAGCAAAGAATTGCATTCGAGAGCCAAGATTTGTAGAAGTTTTAatgccaaatagtattccatcTGACAGATTTGTTATTGAAGTGGATGTTGTTCCAAAATATTCTGAATGTGAACATGATTATTTCcagattaaaatgcaaaattgCAGCAACAAGACATGGACACAAAGTCCAAAATTCTCAGTCTTTGTGCGCGATGGGGCCAGTTCTAAGGAcatcatgaaaaataatacatatttcacatcatttaaattagatttaaaaagacTGGCAGAATCtaggaaagaagcagaagaaaaatgcagaataaaaacaaataaaaaagagagtGAGGGACCAAAGCTTGTTAAACTTTTGACAGGAAATCAGGATTTGTTAGATAATTCCTACTATGAATGGTACATTCTTGTAATAAATAAATGCCATCCAACTCAAATAAAACACTTAGATTTCCTAAAGGAAATTAAATGGTTTGCTGTGTTGGAGTTTGATCCTGAATCTGTGAGCAAGGGTGTGGTCAAAGCTTACAAAGAAACCCGAATAGCAAACCTTCACTTCCCAAGTTTATATGTGGAAGGGAAAACTACAAATGAGAAGATTACTAGTCTGAATCTTTATCAACAACTCAGCTGGATTTTCTGCAATGGCAGGTTAGACCTTGACAGTGAAAAATATAAACCCTTAGATCCAAGTTTCTGGCAAAGAGAAAAAGCGTCTGAAGTCAGGAAACTGATTTCATTTCTTACACATGAAGACATAATGCCAAGAGGGAAGTTTTTGGTGGTATTTCTATTACTCTCCTCTGTGGATGACCCAAGAGACCCCCTCATTGAGACCTTCTGTGCTTTCTACCAAGATCTCAaaggaatggaaaatatattGTGTATTTGCACACATTCACGCATATGTCAGGGATGGAAAGATCTACTTGAAGCAAGATTAACAAAACAGCAAGATGAATTATCAAGACAATGTGTTTCTGCTTTAAGTCTTGAAGAGATAAATGGAACTATTCTTAAGCTAAAATCTGTGACTCAGTCTTCAAAGAGATTTTTACCATCTATTGGTTCATCTACTGTCCttctgaaaaaagaagaagatatcaTGACTGCTCTGGAAATTCTCTGTGAAAATGAATGTGAAGGTACACTCTtagagaaggacaaaaaaaaattacttgaattCAAAGCATCAAAAGAGGAAGACTTCTATCGAGGTGGCAAAGTATCATGGTGGAACTTCTACTTTTCTTCTGAAAACTATTCTTCCCCTTTTGTCAAAAGGGATAAATAtgaaatacttgaagaaattatTCAAAACTGGGCAGATTCTTCTAAGCCAACATGTGTCAAAATTATTCATCTGTTTCATCATCCAGGCTGTGGTGGGACTACCTTGGCCATGCATATTCTCTGGGAACTAAGGAAGAAATTCAGATGTGCTGTGCTGAAAAACAAGACAGTGGATTTTTCTGAAATTGGAGAACAAGTGACTAATTTAGTAACCTATGGGACAACAAATAATCAGGAATACTTACCTGTACTACTGCTTGTTGATGATTTTGAAGAACAAGATAATGTCTATCTTCTGCGGGCCTCTATTCAGACAGCTGTAGCTAATAGGTATATTCGATATGAGAGACCTCTAGTGATCATCCTAAATTGCAGGAGATCACAGAATCCTGAAAAAAGTGCAAAGATCTCAGACAGTATTGCCCTAATACAAAAACTATCTCCCAAAGAACAGAGAGCTTTTGAGCTTAaactgaaagaaattgaagagcaacataaaaactttaaagatttttattcctTCATGATTATGAAAACCAACTTTAATAAAACATACATAGAAAATGTGGTCAGGAATATTCTGAAAGGACAAAATACTTCCACCAAGGAAGCAaagctcttttcttttctggctcTTCTTAATTCATATGTGCCTGATACCACCATTTCACTATCACAGTGTGAAAAGTTCTTAGGAATCACAAACAAGAAAGCTTTCTGGGGAATAGAAAAGCTTGAAGACAAGATGGGCACCTACTCTACAATTCTAATAAAAACAGAGGTGATAGAATGTGGGAACTACTGTGGAGTACGCATTATTCACCCTTTGATTGCCATTCGCTCATTGGAAGAATTGAAGATAAGCTATGACTTAGATAAAAGTCAAATTATGCTGGCTATGCTAACAGAAAATGTGTTCTATGATACTGGTATAGGAAAAAGCAAATTTTCAGAAGATATGCAAACACTGCTGCTCACAAGACAGCGCAACGAACATGAAGGTGAAGCAGGAACTTGGTTTTCCCCATTCATTGAAGCATTACATAAAGATGAAGGGAATGAGGCAGTTAAAAAGGTATTACTTGAAGGTATTCGTCAGTTCAACTCAAATGCATTCATTTGCCAAGCCTTGACAAGACATTTCTACATTAAAGAGAGGGACTTTAACAATGCTCTACGTTGggcaaataaagcaaaaatgataGAACCTGACAATTCTTATATCTCAGACACACTGGGTCAAGTGtacaaaagtaaaattagatGGTGGTTAGAGGATAATGGAAGAAACAGGAACATTTCAGTTGATGAGCTATCTGATCTTTTGGATTTAGCAGTGCATGCCTCAAATGCATTCAAAGAATCTCAACAGCAAAGTGAGGATAGAGAGTATGAAGCAAAGGAAAGATTTTATCAGAAGTCGAAAAGGCGGTATGATACTTACAATATAGCTGGGTATCAAGGGGAGATAGAAGTTGGGCTCTACACAATCCAGATTCTCcagctcattcctttttttgaCAATAAAAGTGAACTATCTAAAAGAGATATGATCAATTTTATATCAGGAAATAATGATATTCCTGGAGATCCGAGCAATGAATTTAAAGTAGTCCTCAAGAACTTTATTCCTTATCTAAccaatttgaaattttctttgaaaaagtcctttgatttttttgatgattACTTTGTCCTTCTAAAACCCAGGAACAATATTAAGCAAAATGAAGAGGCCAAAACTCGGAAAAGGGTGGCTGGATGTTTTAAGAAGTATGTAGATATATTCGGTCCCTCAGAGGAATCACAGAACAATGATCTTGGACCAAAGCTTAGTTTGCCACTTCAAGTAGAGCTGTATCGGAGAAGCCTAGAAGTTCTAAAAGCAGACAAGTTTTCTGGGCTCTTGGAATATCTTATCAAAACTCAAGAAGATGCTATACGCACCATGGAagatataattaacaaatataCTTTTCTCTTTGAGCAGTGCACTGTCAGAATCCTgccaagggaaaagcaaaatttCATCTTGGCCAACATCATTCTCCACTGTATTAAACCTACCTCCAAAATAGTGAAGccaattaaaaaactgaaagatcAGCTTCGAGAAGTCTTGCAACAAGTAGGAATGAATTATCGATTTCCAGAACCTTATTTCCTAGCCTCCCTGTTATTCTGGCCAGGAAACCAACAACTAGATCAAGAttctaaacaaatggaaaagtatGCTCGGTCACTGGAAAATTCTTTCAGGGGGCAATATAAGCATATGTATCGTACAAAGCAACCAATTGCATATTTCTTTCTTGGGAAAGGTAACAATATGAACAGACTTGTTCACAAAGGAAAAATCGATCAATGTTTTAGAAAGACAGCTGATATTAATTCCTTGTGGCAGAGTGGAGATGTATGGAAGGAGGAAAAAGTCCGAGAACTTTTGCTTCGGTTAAAGGGAAGAGctgaaaataattgtttatacATAGAatatggaataaatgaaaaagtgacAATACCCGTCACACCTGCTTTTCTTGGTCAACTTAGAAGTGGTAGAAGCATAGAAAAAGTATCTTTTTACCTGGGGTTTTCCCTTGGAGGCCCACTTGCTTATGACATTGAGGTTATTTAA